TGTGAAAAGCATGTCATTGCAGTTGCATCTGATATTTCTTAGGTGAAGAAAAGTTGTTTAGGATGAGGTGGAAGTTTAAGGTGTGCGCGTTCATGCAGCATCAAAAAGGCCTTGCgacgatgtttttttgtatgccGTTGATTTAAGGCACTGACATTTTATGTTATCTATAAGTGGGACATGACAAGTGACTGCCTTCAAATCATGCAGATGTCAtggaagaaaagacaaaaaaaatatctgcacAAAATAGAATATCCAGTAGTACCAACAACGAAAACTAATCACAGGAAAGAAAtgactgtacaaaaaaaaaggaaattgttaGTCATGTCACAGTCTTTTTGTGGTCATGAATGCATAACAAGTGCTGTTGTGCATTCATGACAACAAAAGGTCAAAGACATTGAGACTGTGTTCACAGTTAGAGCTGTACAACCTGATGTGACGATAAACAGAATATTTAGTGATTTTGAAAAGAACCGGAATAAGGAGTGCATAATGGACGACACATTACCTCATGGAAATCTGGTTATTTCACATGTGTCAGCTGACATCTAAAACAGGGCACTTGGACAGTCCTCTTCCTTTGACTGCATGCACGTTTGTGCTTTTTGTCTGCTCACAATGCACCTTAAAGGGGACATATTAATTAGAATTTGGCAGCGAGTAATCATGTGTCAGTGGCATTGGTGGCAGTAGATGACAGAATTTGACAGGGATTTTCATCATACAAACACGCATCAAAGTCACTATCAGTGCCCCGACTCCTCAAGATGGGGAATAGTGGAAAAAATTGTCTGCATTTTCACCTGTTTTACTGCCACGTCTACTCACTATCTTACATTTCTGCCCAATTctttcaataattaaaaaaaaaatatatatatataatttggtAGTATCATGGTACTAATCAACTGCATTCAAATAAGGAGAGGGGGCTCATTCAGAGTTACGTCAAGCATTGCTTGtttgaaaaacaatgtttcGTCGTCATTTTGTGACATATTTCTGCCGCTACAAAACTTTTTAGTTGTGAAAGTAATTCTTTTTTATGTTGCATAATATGTCTCCTTTAAAATATGCACTACTGCTGTATGTAAATGCGGCCATTGGTGACATTCAGGTAAGTCGAGAGCACTTGTTGTACAACAGAAAAAGCGAGCAGGATGATCGCAACACAACATTAGATATTTCacacactttctttttttttaaatcctaaaaaaacaactgagaaaaagaaacaattcaCTGCAACGCCACGCAGGAAAGCCGGCCGGTAGTTGGCCATGTTTGCGCGCGTATCCCTGCACTTTGTCTGCTTTGGAGCGTTGACGTGTGCTACAGCTGTCCGCTATAAATGCTTGTTCCGGGGCCACAGTGAAATAAAGGCATATCGGTGACCCAGTCAGGCGAACCATCAGTCCGTTACATGTACTTCTGCTTCATATCTGCATTTTTGTAAATACCGTACCATCAGCTGTATACGTTTTTGGGGGGCTTCTCCAGGGAGAAATTTCAGAAATCACCATCCCAACCGGAATTGTCATCTGGAGGCGGGTCTTCGTTGTCTTCTGGAAAGCTGTCAAAGTTACTCGTGTCTACTGCTGATGTGACCTGATGGTGAAGAATagtgaaatgtgttatttgaaCGCTTTGCGCACATAAAGAGGGAAGACAAAGACAGCGTTTGGAACTTACGTTGGGGATGATAGGCGGTGTCAGAGTTCCCTTCTTCAAGCCCTCCCAGTTAAAGCCCTCAAACCACCTACAAGTCCAAAGGCAAacagatttaagaatttaaaatatatctacatatTTTCATCTTACTTCTCATCATTATACTCAGTGGTACAGTGGCTAGAGAACTGCATAGCCTAAACACTTTgcgagaaaagagaaaaaaaatcaacctcaAATGGATAATTTTTGTTAGCCCGTATTTGGGAATAGACTATAAGACTAATGccaattttaatcaatttgcaaaataaaaaaaagcacaattgaAGTAGCCCCACACGAATACAAACAGTCATGACCTCAATTGTCACAAAACAAacccaacacaaacacaaattggCCAAAGCACAAACACAATATACCAGGGTGTAAATTAAGGAGCAAATTTCTTTCTTCAAGCACCCTCGAGGTACAATTTGCCATCCCACATATACGGCGATACAATCACAAGATTAACCAAAGAGTTGCAGAGATTTTTGTGCTTACTTGTGCTTTTGGATGTCCTTGACACCATTTTTCAAGTTTCCCAGTCGTTCCGAAGGATTGTCCCTGTGAAAGCAATGaatcaaatataataatattgtaTATACTAttcaataattgttttttaCTCTTTGAAAAGTAATAAGAACACGCAaatgaaatcatattttgtgctggttaaatatatttttcccttcCCACATACACAGTAGTAACAGCACAAAGGAACTAAGTCAACGCATAATATATTTCATTTGCTATCTTTAATTATGGCATAACCATAGAGACAAACCaaatgatgaatatttttaatcatCCACAATAAAAACAAGTCAATTACTTTATTGAAAATGGATTTAACGGCTAGGTCTAGTCAACGCCAAGGACTCACCTGCATAGCTTTTTGATTAAGTTGGCAgcatttttggtgattttctTTGGGAATTCGATCATGTCGATGCCTCTCAGGATGATGTTGTACGTCTTCATTGGATCAGGGCCAGAGAAAGGAGGGCTAAGAAAGAGATGAACAGAATCAAAATCAAAAACCAATGACTTCAAACGACAAAAGATGACAATTGTGCCTCTGTTTTTTGCATGATGATTGTCTCTCTTGTCATCAGGTGGTATTACCTGCCAGTCAGAAGCTCAAACATAAGGATCCCAAGGGACCAGTAATCAGCGGAGATGTCGTGGCCTTTGTTCAAGATGATCTCCGGTGCCACGTACTCAGGCGTTCCACAGAAAGTCCACGTTTTCTTCCCAAAGCCGATTTTCTTGGCAAAACCAAAGTCCACCTAGCAGAAAGACACATTGAGTTTGTGGAAAGAATGAGCAAGAAGGAGCATCGGGTGCTATGCTTACCAGTTTGGCGTAGCCCCTGTGATCCAGTATAAGGTTCTCCGGTTTGAGGTCTCGGTAGATGATGCCTTTGGAATGGAGATATGCAAAGGCCTCTACCACGCATCCCGTGTAAAACCTGGTCGTCGAATCCTCGAATGAACCTCTGAAAACAATGAGAGTGAAAGCTCTGTGAGGCAAGTACATCAAACTAAGAAAACTATGTGTTTATTATATACCGGTCTCGAAGAATGGTCCACAGTTCTCCTCCTAAGCAGGCTTCCATTAGCATGTAGAGGTACTTGCTGTCCTTGAATGTTCTATAAAGTCTGTAAATGCATAATAGAAATGCTTTGCCAATAGGATGTTGGCACGCAAACATTCGAATAATTGAACAAATGATCATTTCAGTACCATGGACAGCTCTATTATTAATATTCACTCCCACAACCTCTTTTTCCAGACAAAGTGGACCTTTATTGTCGTCATTGGTACTGAAATATGGAGAGCTTTATATACCTAACAATGAAATCAGAATGAGCCTCCTGCATGATGAGTTTCTCGGAGCGGATGTGTTCCTGTTGCCTGGTGTCGACGATGTGCCGCTTTTTAAGGATTTTCATGGCGAAGGTTTTGTTCTCATCGCTCTTGAGCTGAACCTGAAGGGAGATgaccaaacaaaagaaaagcagaATTAGCATTCATCACCATTATGTGCATCAttcaggaagaaaaaagaaaacacttgcCAGCTCCACACGACCAAAGCCGCCGACCCCCAGTGTATCGATGATGTTGAAATCAGCTAGGTTGAGATTGAAGAAAAACGCATTCTCTGCTTCATACctgttgttaaaaaataaaggaacAGGATTACTCATGAGAGGACATAAAAACAAAGGATAATCCACCTTCAGGTTTGTCTTTCCATTTAATTGTTTGCAAATTTCAGATTagaagggattactgtagcaGGGACTGTCTCAAGGATGTGGAgtgtataaatacataaaacgcTTCAGTTGGATTAAGGTGCGCGTCCTCAAATTGCCGCAGAATAAGAATTGTAGCCATCCACTGTCACCCCAGACACGTTGTGGATCGTGTCAGTCGTTGATCCTGTCACGCAATGGGTCTTCTCAAGTTATTTTTCTTAATCCAGGTCATGTTCCGGCAGATCAGAATCTGCATCTGTGGATTTAGTAATCTACTCTTACATGAGATTTGTGCCACAATTACATGTACGTCATGGAAAATATCTTGACTTCACTATCCGAGCGAGACTGGGACTCAGATAACCAAGACACAAACTTTTAGGAGTCTATAG
The nucleotide sequence above comes from Stigmatopora nigra isolate UIUO_SnigA chromosome 12, RoL_Snig_1.1, whole genome shotgun sequence. Encoded proteins:
- the LOC144205261 gene encoding cGMP-dependent protein kinase 1 isoform X3; this encodes MGPGKVFGELAILYNCTRTATVKTLTNVKLWAIDRQCFQTIMMRTGLIKHTEYMEFLKSVPTFHSLQEDILSKLADVLEETHYEDGEYIIRQGARGDTFFIISKGKVNVTREDSPNGEAVYLRSLGKGDWFGEKALQGEDIRTANVIAAEAVTCLVIDRDSFKHLIGGLEDVSNKGHEDVDAKAKYEAENAFFFNLNLADFNIIDTLGVGGFGRVELVQLKSDENKTFAMKILKKRHIVDTRQQEHIRSEKLIMQEAHSDFIVRLYRTFKDSKYLYMLMEACLGGELWTILRDRGSFEDSTTRFYTGCVVEAFAYLHSKGIIYRDLKPENLILDHRGYAKLVDFGFAKKIGFGKKTWTFCGTPEYVAPEIILNKGHDISADYWSLGILMFELLTGSPPFSGPDPMKTYNIILRGIDMIEFPKKITKNAANLIKKLCRDNPSERLGNLKNGVKDIQKHKWFEGFNWEGLKKGTLTPPIIPNVTSAVDTSNFDSFPEDNEDPPPDDNSGWDGDF
- the LOC144205261 gene encoding cGMP-dependent protein kinase 1 isoform X4, which translates into the protein MDPWNTDSEDSCGWSDSAEEDCQSDVESDFKYDQVEDIRTANVIAAEAVTCLVIDRDSFKHLIGGLEDVSNKGHEDVDAKAKYEAENAFFFNLNLADFNIIDTLGVGGFGRVELVQLKSDENKTFAMKILKKRHIVDTRQQEHIRSEKLIMQEAHSDFIVRLYRTFKDSKYLYMLMEACLGGELWTILRDRGSFEDSTTRFYTGCVVEAFAYLHSKGIIYRDLKPENLILDHRGYAKLVDFGFAKKIGFGKKTWTFCGTPEYVAPEIILNKGHDISADYWSLGILMFELLTGSPPFSGPDPMKTYNIILRGIDMIEFPKKITKNAANLIKKLCRDNPSERLGNLKNGVKDIQKHKWFEGFNWEGLKKGTLTPPIIPNVTSAVDTSNFDSFPEDNEDPPPDDNSGWDGDF